The DNA segment AGCCGCGCGCGGAGTATTTAAGTTACAGGTAGTGGACCAAACAAATGAGCAGCAACTTAATGAAGCACTTGCGCAAAAGCCTAAGTTGGTGTTGTTAGAAACACCGAGTAATCCATTGTTACGTCTTGTTGATATCGCAAAAATTTGTCAGCAAGCGAAAGCTGTCGGCGCCTTGGTTGCGGTAGACAACACCTTTTTATCACCTTTATTACAACGCCCGTTAGACCTAGGTGCAGACATTGTTATTCATTCAACCACCAAATTTATCAATGGTCACTCAGATGTAGTAGGCGGTGCGGTGGTTACCAAAGACGCTGAGCTTGGAGAAACATTAACGTGGTGGGCAAATTGTATTGGTATTACCGGCTCACCATTTGATAGCTATTTAACCCTGCGCGGCATTAAAACTTTGCCGATTCGTTTAAAGCAGCATGACGAAAATACCAAGCAATTAGTACAGTTTTTACAAAGCCACCCGGCTATTAACACTATTCATTACCCAGGTTTGGTAGACCACCCTGGGCATGACATTGCCAAAAAACAGCAAGCCGGTTTTGGCAGCATGTTTTCATTCGAACTTAATGGCGGTGTTGACGAAGTTAAAGCATTGTTTGCCAATGTTAAGCTGTTTACCTTAGCGCAATCATTAGGCGGCGTTGAAAGCCTTATTTCTCATCCATCGACTATGACTCATGCCGGTATGGATTTAGATGCACAAAAAGCGGCAGGTATTAGCCAAACGCTTATTAGAGTGTCTGTTGGCTTGGAAGATATTAGCGATATTATTGAAGACTTAAACCATGCATTAACTGCATCACAAGCGGTGGGTAACTAATGCAACAGCAAGTACAAAATATTGAATTTAACGCTTCATTAAACCCTTTAAAACAGGTTGAAGTAACAACAAATGTTCATAAATTTGGTGGCAGCAGCTTAGCAAATGCAGCATGCATTTTGCGCGTTGTTGAGATCATTAAAGACAATGCTAAATTGAATGATTTTATTGTTGTGTCAGCTAATGGCAAAACAACAGACCAGCTGTTTGAGTTGCTTGAAAGTGCTGATAATGACCAGTTGTTTGCAACTCAACTTAAGCAGTTAAAAGATGATCAAGCGGCATTAATTAACGAATTGCTTGATAACAACCAAGCTGCACAATTATTGCAGCAGTTAACTGCAGATATTGAATTTATTAACACTGAATCGGCCAATAGTTTTAAGCAAAGCCGTAATGATGTACTGGCTTTTGGTGAGCTATGGTCGGCCAAATTGTTAGCTGCGGTATTAAGCCAAAATGTTTGTAAAGCCAACGCCATTGATGCCAGAAAGGTACTAATTCTTGATTCAGGCAATAACTTTCAGCTGAATGAACAGCTGAGTAAAACAAACATTACTGCTGAAAAACTAGCCAACCAGTTAAATATTTTTACCGGTTTTATCGCCAGTGATGAGCAAGGAAACACGCAAACCTTGGGACGTAATGGCAGTGATTATTCTGCCACCATTGCTGCACATTTATTAAATGCTCAAAATGTTACTTTATGGACGGATGTAAACGGCGTTTATAGTGCCGACCCTCGTATTGTGAATACAGCGCGCAAATTATTCCGTTTAGAAAACTCGGTTGCAAAAGAGTTGGGCCGCCTGGGTAATCCGGTGTTGCATGCCAATACCTTAAACCCACTAACAACACATAATATTCATTTGAATGTGGCCAGTAGTTTTGCACCGCAAGATAGTGGTACAGAAATTGGCGCATTTGGTGAAATAGCCAAGAGTGAGATCTCGGTTACCCATAATAATGAGCTGATCAAAATAGACTCTACCGAGTTTGATGTTAAAACATTAGAGCAAATAAATACTCGTTTTCAGCCAATTTACCAATGCCAAAATAACACCTGCATTGTTATTTCACAGCAGTTTGCTGATTTAGCATTACATTACTTGCAAGCGCAAAACATTACGTTTTCGACCCTGAAAGTGTCATTAATTGCGGTTGTTGGTTATCAAGTTGCCAACCGAGGTGAAATTAAAGCTCGCTTTAAACGTGCACTTAAGCATACCGATATTGCCCAATTTGTTGGCTCTAGCAATGGACATAGTCTATTGGCGTTTTTTGAGCATGAAAGCTCGGTTGAATTAATCAATAAAGTGCACTCGCAAGTGACTAAAGACAGTCGCAACATTGGTTTGGTCATTGCTGGCCTTGGTAATATTGGTAAGCGTTTTCTTGAAATGTTGCCACAGCAACTAAACCGCTTGCCTGCACTTGAAAACGTGCATTTGGTTGGCCTTGCCACATCAAAAAAAGCATTGATTAATACCGATGGTATCGAAGTAAATCAGGCGCTTGAATTATTTCAGCAAGACAGCTTAGCCTATGACAATCAACTGTTATTAGAATGGCTGTCACAGCACCCATATGATGAACTGGTGCTGGTAGATATTACCCCAAGTGAACAGTTCAGTAATTTATACCAAGCATTTTTTGAGCAAGGTATCCATGTGATCAGTGCCAATAAATGTGCGGGCTCTAGTAGTACCAAGGCTTATAACCAATTATTAAATACGCAGCAACTTACTGGCAGCCAATGGTTAGTAAACACCACCGTTGGCGCAGGCTTACCGGTAAATTATGCTATTAATGATTTACTGAATAGCGGCGATGAAATCAATGAAGTGGCCGGTATATTTTCAGGTACCTTATCTTGGTTATTTTCTAACTTTGATGGCAGCTTAGCGTTTTCGCAGTTACTGCAAAATGCGCTGGAGCAAGGCTTTACCGAGCCAGACCCACGTGATGACTTATCAGGTTTAGATGTACAGCGTAAGTTACTCATTTTAGCGCGCCTTGCTGGGTTTGAGTTAGAGCTTACCGATATTGAATGCCAAAACTTAGTGCCAAATTCTTTAATTGGTTTATCGACAGATGAGTTTTTAGCACAAGCCAATTTATTGGATGAATATTTTGCCGATAAATTGCATGAAGCTAAACAGCAAAATGGCTGTTTACGCTATGTGGCCCGCTTTAGCAAAACAGACTCTGGCTATAAAGCCAAAGTAGGATTAGAAATTTTAGCGAATGATCATGCGTTCGCTAACTTAACACCATGTGACAACATATTTTTATTAACCACCAACTGGTATCAAGATAATCCATTGATTATTCAAGGTCCTGGCGCTGGTCGTGACGTAACTGCCGGCGGATTACACTCAGATTTAGTTAACCTATGTCGTGAACTTGCTGTAAAAACAAAAGAAGTAGAAATTAAGGGGATTAACTAATGAATGCCAAAGCTAGACAACTCGATTTACTAAACAGAACTGTAAGAGATATTGATAACGACTTAAATGTCTCGTTTGAATTTTTTCCACCAAATTCTCCTGCAATGGAAACTACTCTTTGGGGTTCTATTGAGAGATTAGCACCGTTAAACCCAAGCTTTGTTTCAGTAACTTATGGCGCAGGTAGTGGTACGCGAGACCGAACTCACGGTGTGATAAAGCGCATTCAAAAAGATACCGGATTAATTGCCGCGCCACACTTAACCTGTATTGATGCTGGCCGCGAAGAGTTAATCGATATTGCCAAAGATTACTGGGAAAGTGGTGTACGCCATATTGTGGCATTACGCGGTGACTTACCAAACGACAGTAAAAAGCCAGATATGTACGCGAACGACTTGGTTGAGTTACTAAAAGGTGTTGCCGACTTTGATATTTCAGTTGCTGCTTACCCAGAGACACACCCGGAAGCACCAAATGCTCAGTTTGACTTAGTAAACCTAAAACGAAAAGTAGATGCCGGTGCTAACCGTGCTATTACCCAGTTTTTCTTTGATATGGATTCATATTTACGTTTTCGTGATCGTTGTGTTGCCGTTGGCATTGATGTTGAAATTGTACCTGGCATTTTACCGGTATCAAACTTTGCTACGCTCAAACGCTTTGCCGACATGACCAACGTGCATGTACCTGATTGGATGGGTAAAATGTATGAAGGCCTTGACGATGACCCAACTACCCGCAATATGGTTGGTGCAAACATAGCGATGGAGCAAGTTAAAATTTTAAGAAGTGAAGGCGTGAACGACTTCCATTTCTATACCTTGAATCGCTCAGAGCTAACCTATGCAATTTGCCATACGCTAGGTGTTCGACCTTAAAGCCTTCCTCCCTAGCTTGTATATAACAAACGCCATTCTGAGAGATCTGAATGGCGTTTTTTATGATAATAATAATTCTCAGTAATTCCTCATTCAGTTTAGACTTTTCATGGACTAAACTGAACAGTTTGAATTTAATATAGTTTACTGTAAGTTAAAGATAAAAAAGGTAGGCGCAATTACTAAGACGTCTACATAAGAAGCTGTTATATGCAAAAGGAGAATTGCACATGAATATCAATGTAACACTTGTAGGCCAGATAGTTTTCTATTCTATGTTTTTCGCAGGAGGCTTAAGTTATTACTTGGGCAAACGTAAGACGAACAACCCCAAAATAGCAGTCCTCATTGGGGTTTTCTTATGTATTACGCCTCCATTAAATTTAGTTTATCTCGTCGTGTTGTTGTTGAAAAATGATGCGGTGCAGATCAACAAAATTGATAGCAGTGTGTAATTTGCATATAACAAGCAATTAAACAGGGACAAAAAACAGTTTGCTGTTGTTCGTTCCTCACATTTTAGCAAACAATTTTTTGCCCATTAATTGGGCGTTATAGCGAAAGGTTAATTTTCGAGAAATTTGATATTTATATTTTTGTCCCTATATCAATAGTTATTACAGCAGCAATTAATTCAGGGAGATAAATTGTGATTGCAGACATAATGTCTATCTTTCAACCTTCATTGAAAAATCTAGATAAAGCCAAAGAAAGAAAATTAGATCAATATGAGAATGGCGACGATTCAAAGGTAAGAGCTGAATTAGATAAAATACTTAAAGAAGGGCTTTCACCTAATAGCTTTAAAAAAGAAAAAAAAGACATATAGTAATTCGCGATAACAAGCTGTTTAACAAGACAAAATACAAGGATAGTTTGATGAGAACTCTTAGCATAATTTTACTTTTTATTTTCTTTCAATCTACTGCAATGGCTGAAAAAGGCGTAGTTGTTAACATACTTCCGGATAAATTAACGTTATCGATAGACTGTGAAGCTCAGGTGAAATTACAGCGATTAAAAACAGAGCCTAAGAAGTTTTCGGTTGGCTACTCTTGCAAAAATTCGACGAATGGCAGTTACTATATGGACTTTCGTTTAAATGATATGGATATAGTAGCTGATTTTGATGATGGTTCAGCTAAGGTAGATGTTAATAAAACCAAGTTTAAATCATATACACTTTATGAGTTATTTATCGAAAGTAAGAACGGAGAAAAATTTAAATTTGTTTCTTACTGTACGGAAGATGTCTGCCTTGATTTAGTGGGTAATTATGAGAAAGAAGTAAAAGATTCTATAACATCCCAGTTAAGAAGGTAGCATTTATAACAAGGTACTCAAGCGAGACAAATAACAGTTGGCTGTTTGCTCTTTTGTCGCTATTTTAGCCAACAATTTTTTGCCTCGCTTGAGGCGTTAGAGGCCTTCGAAGTATGAGATTCATCATCACCTTTTTGTTTTTAGTGTCAGGGTTTGCTTATGCAAATAGTGAGAAACTAAAAATCACTAAATTAGCTGATAATGTTTATCAACATATTTCTTATAAAGTGGTTGAGCCTTGGGGTAAGGTCGGTGCATCAGGTTTAGTAGTTATTGATGGAAATTATGCTCATATAATTGATACTCCTTGGGGCCAAGAAGCAACTGAAGAATTAATCGATTGGATCAAATCAAAAGGTCTTGTCATTAAAAGTACTGTAGTCACTCATTTTCATGAAGATGCTAGTGGTGGTATTCCATTTCTGAATAAGGCTAATATAAGAACATACGCTACGCGTAAAACTAACACTCTGCTCAACCTGAAAGATAAAGAACAATCCAGCCATGAAATTCCAAATAGTACATTTGAGTTAGTTAAAAGTACTATAGAAATATTTTATCCTGGCAACGGCCATACAGAAGATAATATTGTTGTTTGGCTTCCAAAGAATAAAATCTTATTTGGTGGCTGTTTCGTCAAGAGTATTCATAGTAAAAATCTAGGCAATACTGCAGATGCGTCAATTAAAAAATGGCCATCCTCAATTCAAAAAGTTATTAACCAATACCCAAATATTGAGATCGTTGTACCGGGTCATGGTAAAGTCGGTGATATAAGTTTACTTAAACATACAGCAAAACTCGCTTTAGATGCAAAAGACCTTTAACAAGTCATTAAAGCAGGAAAATTACCGTTGACTGAACATTATAGCCAACAATTTTCAGCCCCTTATTTGGGCGTTAACTTTTGTTACATCTTAAAGTCATTAATAGCTATCACTTCATGTTAAATTATTGTTTTTACTCGAGGATTGATTAATGAATAAATTACAAAAAATAGGGGGTGTTTCCGCTATTTTTGAAGCCATTATTTACGTATCTGCGTTTGTATTCTTTGGTGCGTTTTGGAGCTTCCCTACGGATGCTGATTCTGTACAAAAGTTTGCTTTTCTAGCTGAGAATCAGATCATCCTGTCCATTGTAAATTTCATTATGTACGTACTCTTTGGGATTATTTTGGCTGTATTAGTGCTGGCGATTCATGAGCGTTTGAAAAGCAATTCGCCAACTCTTTCACAAATCGCCTCTATATTTGGTGTTGTTTGGGTGGGCTTAGTCATTGCTAGTGGGATGATTGCAAATATAGGCTTATCTGCTGCTTTGGAGCTATCAACTAAAGACCCAGAACAGGCTATGACAGTCTGGCGGGCTATTTACTCAGTAGTTGAAGGTTTAGGAGGTGGAAATGAAGTTGTTGGAGGATTATGGGTTCTATTGTTAAGTTTTGCCGCTTTAAAAGGTGGAGAGTTTTCTAAAAGGCTTAACTACTTTGGGCTTTTCGTTGGTACTGTTGGCATCCTTACCGTTTATCCTGCTGACGTACTTACAGAAATTTTTGGTGTAAGCCAAATTGTATGGTTCTCTTGGTTAGGTTTCACTATGCTCAGAAGCAATCAAAGCTAACAACTGTTAAATAGGGAAAAACCAGTTGGCTGTGTTCGTTCCTCAATTTTTTAGCTAACTACAATTTGTCCTTAATGGGGCGTTATATGTACACGGAGGTTTGATGATAAACGTATATCTTTTTGATTGGGGCAATACTTTAATGGTCGACTTCCCAGGTGTTACAGGAAAAATGTGTAACTGGGAAAATGTTGAGGCTGTCACTGGCGCTAAAGAAACTTTAGAGGTGCTATCTAAACATTCCCAAATATATATTGCTACAGGTGCTGCCGATTCAACTGAGATAGAAATTCAACGGGCTTTTGAACGAGTGGGTTTAAGCCAATTTATATCAGGTTATTTTTGTAAAGATAACTTGGGACTATCGAAAGGAAGCCCTGAATTTCTCAATTCTATTTTGGACAAATTAAAAATCCCTTCAGCAAATGTGGCTATGGTGGGTGATAACTTTGATAAAGATATTAAACCTGCAATAGCTACTGGCATTCAACCATTTTGGTTCACTTCAAAAAATATTGAGTCATCCACATATAATGTTAAAGTAATTAAACAGTTAAGTGAATTGTATACTTAACTGTTGGCTCGGTTCCGCTTCGCTACATAAAGTTAGCCAAGCATTTATCAGCTCATTATTTGCGCGTTAGGGACACTTTAGGATGTGGAGACTTCTTTGATAGTTAGGCAAGGTAAACCTGAAGATATTTACGAAATTTCGGATATATATAAAGATTCTATTAGGGAACTATGTAAAGGTGAATATTCCCAAGAAATAATTTCTTTATGGGAAAACTCTATTGCACCAGAGTCAAGATTAAAATCAATAGATAGTGGTTCCCTCTGGGTCGTTGAAATCAATGGTGATATTGGTGGTTACCTTGTCTCCGTTCCAGGCGAGTTGGTCGCGCTCTTTATAGGTTCTGCCTATTCAGGACTTGGAATAGGAAGAAAGTTGTGTGAGTTAGGTATAAGACTAGCTACCAAAGATAGCCCGGTGGTTACTATCGAATCTACTTTGACAGCTGCACCTTTCTACGAAAAAATAGGTTTTACTAAAACTAGCAGCGGTTTTTTCAGTCATGGTAATTCCCAGATAAAAATACCAATAGTAAATATGGTCTATGACACAACGCGCACCTAACAAGCAATAAAGCAGGTCTTTAACGGGGCGTTAAGCCTTTAGGGGGAAACTATGAGAAAAGCACTAGTTATTGTCACACTACTCTCTTTAGCTGGTTGTTTGGGGATGCCTCAAACAATTGAACCAGTTAGTAATTTCAAGCTAAACCAATACTTAGGTAAATGGTATGAGATTGCTCGTTTAGATCACTCATTTGAACGTGGTTTAACACATGTCACTGCTGAGTACACACTGCGCGAAGACGGCGGAGTTTCAGTATTAAATCGAGGCTACTCGATTGAAAGCAAAGAATGGCAAGAAGCTATCGGTAAAGCTTACTTCGTAGATAGCACCAATAAAGGGTATTTAAAGGTTTCCTTTTTTGGTCCTTTTTATGGTTCCTATGTCGTGTTTGAGTTAGAGCAAAGCAACTATGATTATGCTTTTGTTTCTGGTCCGAATAATGATTACCTTTGGTTGTTATCTCGAACTCCTACAGTAGCTACAGAAGTACTTGAAAAGTTCAAACGTTTAGCAGAGCAAAATGGTTTTGATACAGAGCAGTTAATCTACGTAGACCAAAAATAACCTAACAAGGCGTTTAAGAGTGAAACCAAATGCGTGCCGGTTTCGCTTCTCTCACAGTATGGCACACTATGTTAGTTGCAGTTTAACGCAGCGTTATGTTTACAGGAGAATTCAATGCCGCATTGTGTAGTTGAACACTCATCAGCAATTGATGGAAATACTTTGATTCCCCTAGTTTTTGCGGGTGCCCTGGAGTCTAAACTATTTGAAATTGATGGTAGTGATATCAAGGTAAGGGCAATGCCATACTCTAATTATCAAACAGGTAATGTGGATGTAGATTTTGTGCATGTTACTTTAAAAATACTTTCAGGGCGTACTATTGATCAAAAATCAATGCTATCTAAATTAGTATTAGAAAAACTAAAAACACAGAATCTGGTTAATTGCTCTATATCAGTTGAAGTTGTAGATATTGATCGGGTTAGCTACTCTAAGGTTGTAATGTAAGCATAACAAGCTGTTAAATCAGAACAAAATATAGGTCGTTGTATTTCGTACTACAACAATTTACCTAGTAATAGGGCGTTATGTTATGAAAATTATTAGATAGCTTACTAATGAGGAACATATGATAAATATTCGTACCATTACTGCCATGGTAATACCTGCCACATTTTTTATTATTTTATTAAGTGTTTCTACACCAACATTTGCAGAAGACTCAAATCGAGCCCGTGATCTGGGAATACCCTTTGCTGGCAATCCAGGTCCATTGAACTCTATAACTGATGTAAAAGGTATTGAAGTTGGCCATGTAACTCTAGTAGAAGGTAGTGGTCCGCTTCAAGTTGGTAAAGGGCCTATCCGTACTGGTGTAACAGCGATATTACCTCGCGGGAAAAATTCTACATCCCCTGTTTTTGGTGGCTGGTTTACGTTAAATGGCTCAGGCGAAATGACAGGAACTACTTGGATAGAGGAGCGTGGATTAATTGATGGTCCTATCTTGATTACCAATACTCACAGTGTGGGAGTGGTTAGAGATGCTGCGGTATCTTGGATGGTGGACAAAGGTTGGGAAGCTGATTGGCATGCTCCGGTTGTCGGTGAAACGTATGATGGGGCTCTTAATGATATTAATGGTTTTCATGTTACCAAGGCTCATGCTCTGGAAGCACTGAGTAAAGCAAAAAGTGGCAACGTTGATGAAGGCGTTGTAGGCGGCGGCACAGGAATGATCTGTAATGGTTTTAAAGGCGGCATTGGTACTGCCTCTCGCCAATATAAAGTAGAAAGCCAAACCTATACATTAGGGGTGTTAGTTCAATGTAACTACAACTGGTCGCGCGACGACCTAACGATTGCCGGTAAGTTTGTTGGCAAAAGACTTCAAGCTGATCCAAACTGTTTCACTGATAGCAGCATCGAAAGACATTTTGGAGACTATTTACCTTATTGTGACGACCTTAACGTTGCTTCCATACAGCCTGACTATGCCCACGATGGTTCGATCATTATTATTATAGCGACAGACGCGCCATTGTTACCTCATCAGTTAAAACGCGTTGCAAAGCGTCCATCACTTGCTCTAGGAAGACTAGGTACTGTCAGCAACGCCGGTTCAGGTGATATATTTCTAGCGTTCTCAACGGCATCAAATAAACAAATATCGGAAAATAAAACATCCGATATAAACATGTTTCCCAATAACCATTTATCCACTGTTTTCAGGGCAACAGTGGAAGCTACGGAAGAGGCAATTGTTAATTCTATGGTCGCAGCTGATACTGTGATTGGCATCAATGGGCTTAGAGTCGTCGCCATTCCAGAAGATAAACTAAAAGCCATCATGCTTGAGAAATAACCATTCACTGAAGAAAAATGTGCACAAATTACTGGAGATCAGACAATGAGTGATGAACAAGAGATACGGGATCTATTCAACAATTGGATTAAATCAACCATCGAAGGAAATCTGGAGTTAGCGCGGCAATGCATTGCTGATGATGCCGTGTTTTTTGTGCCCGGTGTTGGTGAGATGGACAAGGAAACGTTTGCTCAGGCTGCTGCCGGTGGCTCGCCTGAAGAGTCCCCAATTGATTTTGATCTAGACAGTAAGCTTCGAGAACTAAAGGTGTTTGGTGACCAAGCCTACCTGTGGATTGAATCGACTCTTTTATGTTCACCAAAAAATGGCGACCCAGCCTCAAAAATGGCGGGGCATTCACTTTCGGTTTTAGAAAAGCGAGATGGTCGCTGGCAGATAATTCGAGATGCAAATACGATGACAGTGGTTGCTGATTAGTTGTTTTTTTTAAGAAAAACTCTATGTTGGTTGTGGTTTAATTTATCCTTAAGGATTGCCCAATGAAAAAATTAATAATAAGTATTATTTTTCTACAACAGCTCATTTTGAGTCATGCGCATGCTGCTCAACTTAAAGTTATTAAAGCTAAAAGTTATGTCGATGTAGCTTCTGGAAAACTAATATCTCCTGCGGTGATCTTAATTGAAGATGAAATAATACAGGCGATTAATCCTAAGAGTATACCCGCCGGTGCTAAAGTAATTGATGTCGGTGACCACGTATTGTTACCCGGCGTTATGGATATGCATACCCATCTCACCTCAGATTTTTATACAGGAGATCATTGGACTACCGCTGCTGTTAGGGAGACCACTGCAGATTGGGCATTGCATGGCGTTAAATTCGGTCGACAAATGCTTGAAGCCGGATTCACAACTGTAAGAGATGCAGGGGCTTTTCCTGGTTTTCCTGATGTTGCATTAATGAATGCTATAGAAAGAGGAGATATTATTGGGCCAAGAATGATCCCTGCAGGTCATTATATTTCAATTACTGGCGGGCATTGTGACGTTACTGGGTTTGCTCCCGGAATAATGGAACTAGGCCCGAAACAAGGTGTTGCAGATGGTAAAGCTGAACTGCTAAAGGCTATTCGTTATCAAGCTAAGCATGGTGTCAAAGTTATAAAAGTTTGCGCGACCGCTGGCGTATTCTCTAAAGGAGACAGTCCAGGTGCACAACAATATTCAGATGAAGAATTAAAAATAATCGTAGATGAAAGTGCACGGCATGGATTAAAAGTCATGGCGCATGCTCACGGCAGCGAAGGAATTATGGCGGCAGTAAAGGCTGGCGTTGCGTCTATAGAGCATGGCTCAATGCTAACCCCCGAGATAATTGATGAGATGAAAAAAAGAGGCACTTACTACATCCCAACAATTTATATAAATAATATTTCTTTACCTCCAGAGACCCCTGCATGGACGGTTAAGAAAAATGAATTTCTAAAGCCTCATATTGAAAACAGTTTTGTTATAGCCGTGGATAAAGGCGTAAATATAGCCCTTGGCAGCGACGCAGGAGTTATGCCGCACAATGATGCTCGATTGGAGTTCTTTGCCATGGTAAGTCGTGGTATGTCTGAATCTCAAGCGTTACAAAGTGCGACAATAAATGCGGCAAATTTATTAGGTGTGAGCGACCGTGGGCAACTTAAAAAAGGCATGCTAGCAGACATTATTGCAGTTGAGAGCAACCCTCTAGAAAACATTAGAGTAATGGAAAACGTATCCTTTGTGATGAAAGGCGGAGACGTTATTAAATCTATTAGTAAATAAAATTTGGGGGGCTTGTTAGCAAATTCCCCTTAACTAAAGATTTAAAACACAACAAGAATTTAAAGCGGGACTGCTAACAGTTTGCAGTTTCATTCCTCAACATTTTAGCAAACTAATAAAAAGGCCCTTAATGAGGCGTTAAGCATTTAGGGAAGTTTCGTGGATTCAGATAAGAATAAATTTTTAATCATTGGTTCTATTTGCAGCGCTTTAGCTGCTTTAGTTCATTTGGGGTGTATTATTTTCGGCGCTGACTGGTATCGTTTTTTTGGTGCTGGTGAGCAAATGGCTAGAATGGCTGAAGATGGACATTGGTATCCGACTGTCGTTACATCAATTATTGTATTGGTTTTATCTATTTGGTCATTATATGGTTTGTCTGGCGCTAAGGTCCTTTTTAAGCTTCCTTTTTTAAAGCTTGGTTTAATTGTTATTTCTCTAATTTACTT comes from the Thalassotalea nanhaiensis genome and includes:
- the metB gene encoding cystathionine gamma-synthase, whose product is MKHDKLNTIAVQAGINSDEHHGAVVPAMHLSSTYSLKGFNEKRQYDYSRSGNPTRTTLAEVIADLEGGTTGVITSTGMSAIHLVCQLLTSEDTLLIPHDCYGGSYRLFTHLAARGVFKLQVVDQTNEQQLNEALAQKPKLVLLETPSNPLLRLVDIAKICQQAKAVGALVAVDNTFLSPLLQRPLDLGADIVIHSTTKFINGHSDVVGGAVVTKDAELGETLTWWANCIGITGSPFDSYLTLRGIKTLPIRLKQHDENTKQLVQFLQSHPAINTIHYPGLVDHPGHDIAKKQQAGFGSMFSFELNGGVDEVKALFANVKLFTLAQSLGGVESLISHPSTMTHAGMDLDAQKAAGISQTLIRVSVGLEDISDIIEDLNHALTASQAVGN
- the metL gene encoding bifunctional aspartate kinase/homoserine dehydrogenase II — protein: MQQQVQNIEFNASLNPLKQVEVTTNVHKFGGSSLANAACILRVVEIIKDNAKLNDFIVVSANGKTTDQLFELLESADNDQLFATQLKQLKDDQAALINELLDNNQAAQLLQQLTADIEFINTESANSFKQSRNDVLAFGELWSAKLLAAVLSQNVCKANAIDARKVLILDSGNNFQLNEQLSKTNITAEKLANQLNIFTGFIASDEQGNTQTLGRNGSDYSATIAAHLLNAQNVTLWTDVNGVYSADPRIVNTARKLFRLENSVAKELGRLGNPVLHANTLNPLTTHNIHLNVASSFAPQDSGTEIGAFGEIAKSEISVTHNNELIKIDSTEFDVKTLEQINTRFQPIYQCQNNTCIVISQQFADLALHYLQAQNITFSTLKVSLIAVVGYQVANRGEIKARFKRALKHTDIAQFVGSSNGHSLLAFFEHESSVELINKVHSQVTKDSRNIGLVIAGLGNIGKRFLEMLPQQLNRLPALENVHLVGLATSKKALINTDGIEVNQALELFQQDSLAYDNQLLLEWLSQHPYDELVLVDITPSEQFSNLYQAFFEQGIHVISANKCAGSSSTKAYNQLLNTQQLTGSQWLVNTTVGAGLPVNYAINDLLNSGDEINEVAGIFSGTLSWLFSNFDGSLAFSQLLQNALEQGFTEPDPRDDLSGLDVQRKLLILARLAGFELELTDIECQNLVPNSLIGLSTDEFLAQANLLDEYFADKLHEAKQQNGCLRYVARFSKTDSGYKAKVGLEILANDHAFANLTPCDNIFLLTTNWYQDNPLIIQGPGAGRDVTAGGLHSDLVNLCRELAVKTKEVEIKGIN
- the metF gene encoding methylenetetrahydrofolate reductase is translated as MNAKARQLDLLNRTVRDIDNDLNVSFEFFPPNSPAMETTLWGSIERLAPLNPSFVSVTYGAGSGTRDRTHGVIKRIQKDTGLIAAPHLTCIDAGREELIDIAKDYWESGVRHIVALRGDLPNDSKKPDMYANDLVELLKGVADFDISVAAYPETHPEAPNAQFDLVNLKRKVDAGANRAITQFFFDMDSYLRFRDRCVAVGIDVEIVPGILPVSNFATLKRFADMTNVHVPDWMGKMYEGLDDDPTTRNMVGANIAMEQVKILRSEGVNDFHFYTLNRSELTYAICHTLGVRP
- the bla gene encoding subclass B1 metallo-beta-lactamase → MRFIITFLFLVSGFAYANSEKLKITKLADNVYQHISYKVVEPWGKVGASGLVVIDGNYAHIIDTPWGQEATEELIDWIKSKGLVIKSTVVTHFHEDASGGIPFLNKANIRTYATRKTNTLLNLKDKEQSSHEIPNSTFELVKSTIEIFYPGNGHTEDNIVVWLPKNKILFGGCFVKSIHSKNLGNTADASIKKWPSSIQKVINQYPNIEIVVPGHGKVGDISLLKHTAKLALDAKDL
- a CDS encoding HAD family hydrolase, with the protein product MINVYLFDWGNTLMVDFPGVTGKMCNWENVEAVTGAKETLEVLSKHSQIYIATGAADSTEIEIQRAFERVGLSQFISGYFCKDNLGLSKGSPEFLNSILDKLKIPSANVAMVGDNFDKDIKPAIATGIQPFWFTSKNIESSTYNVKVIKQLSELYT
- a CDS encoding GNAT family N-acetyltransferase, coding for METSLIVRQGKPEDIYEISDIYKDSIRELCKGEYSQEIISLWENSIAPESRLKSIDSGSLWVVEINGDIGGYLVSVPGELVALFIGSAYSGLGIGRKLCELGIRLATKDSPVVTIESTLTAAPFYEKIGFTKTSSGFFSHGNSQIKIPIVNMVYDTTRT
- a CDS encoding lipocalin family protein, whose protein sequence is MRKALVIVTLLSLAGCLGMPQTIEPVSNFKLNQYLGKWYEIARLDHSFERGLTHVTAEYTLREDGGVSVLNRGYSIESKEWQEAIGKAYFVDSTNKGYLKVSFFGPFYGSYVVFELEQSNYDYAFVSGPNNDYLWLLSRTPTVATEVLEKFKRLAEQNGFDTEQLIYVDQK
- a CDS encoding 5-carboxymethyl-2-hydroxymuconate Delta-isomerase, which encodes MPHCVVEHSSAIDGNTLIPLVFAGALESKLFEIDGSDIKVRAMPYSNYQTGNVDVDFVHVTLKILSGRTIDQKSMLSKLVLEKLKTQNLVNCSISVEVVDIDRVSYSKVVM